TTTTTATTATTTTAATTCCGGGTGCACTGTTTGGTGTGCTGGTAATTGTTCTGATCAGGTACCTGATACAAAAACGTAAGGCAACTCAAAACGCGGTACACCCAACAGCAAATAATCAGCAGGAGTCTATAATTCTTACAGAAAACATAAAGGAGTATTATCCGGTGAAAGAAGGGAATAGAATTACGCTTATTCGTTTTGATGAAATTGTGGATTTGTCGGCAGGAAATAATTATGTTTTTCTTACTGATCTTAGTGGAAGAGAATATGTGCTTGACAGTACTTTGTCTGAATTGGAGCAAAAATTTCCGAAAGAATTTATTCGTATCCATAAATCAACAGTGGTAAATAAACTATTAATTCATGAGGTTAAGAAACTGGGAAACGGCAGGTTTGACTTGGTAATGAAGTGTGAAAAGGAAAGAGTCGTGTCGTGCAGTAAGAGTTACAATGATAAAATCCGGGATTTAATTCACTTTTAAACAGATACAAAAAAACCGGAAATTTGATTTCCGGTTTTTTTGTATCTGTATGGTTGGTTACCCACATTTGGAGCAGCCACAAGAAAGGCAAGTTAAACATCCTTCCTGGTAAACTACTTCGTCTGAGCCGCATTCGCCGCATTTGGCATCTTCAGCAATTGTTCCGTCAGGAATAAATTTCTTTAATGCACGTGCCACACCCGCTTTCCACGAGTTAATGGTTTCGTTATCCAATTGCAGGCTGGTAACCAGTTCAACAATTTTATGAATTGGCATACCGTGGCGCAATGTTCCTGAAATTAGTTTTGCATAGTTCCAGAACACCGGGTTAAACTTGTGAGAAAGCCCTTCGATGGTTGTTTTATACCCTCGTTTGTTAATGTATTGGAAATCGTAGCGCGAGTCGTCACCTTCCCAGCTTTTAATAATGTATCCTTTTGTTACCGAGCGTGGCAGCAAAATACCATCTTCATCATCGTGTAAACCTGTAAAAATTTCATAAGGTTTCCCGTCCATCAAACCAATAAAGGCAATCCATTTTTCCTTGTTATTCTGAAAACGAACAACATCGGCTTCCAGCATTTCCGGACGTTTTGTAGGGAAAGCTCCCTTATCTTCTTTTTTCTTATTGTCATCGTTCGAGATTAACACACCGGAGCGCGATCCGTCGCGATAAACCGTAACACCTTTACATCCACTTTTCCAGGCTTCGAAATACAGTTTGCCCACCAGCTCTTCTTTTACATCGGCCGGAAGGTTTATGGTCACAGAGATGGAGTGGTCTACCCATTTCTGAATTCTTCCCTGCATGCGTACTTTATTTAGCCAGTCAACATCGTTTGATGTAGCTTTGTAGTATGGCGATTTTTCCACCATTTTGTCCAGCTCTTCCTGCGAGTAATCACGGGTAGTGTCGATACCGTTGGCTTGCATCCAGGTTTTAAAATGATGGTGGAATACAGTGTATTCTTCCCAATGGTCGCCAATCTCATCAATAAAATCAACACGAACGTCTTTATCGTTAGGGTTTACTTTCCGACGACGTTTATAAACCGGCAGGAATACTGGCTCAATACCGGATGTTGTTTGTGTCATCAGGCTGGTGGTGCCTGTTGGAGCAATGGTTAAAAGAGCAATATTGCGGCGGCCGTATTTCACCATTTTTTCGTACAAAGCCGAATCGGCTTGTTTAATACGGTTTACCAACGGATTGTTTTTTTCGCGTTCGGCATCGTAAATGGTAAAGGCGCCACGGTCTTTGGCCAGGTGTACCGACGAGCGGTAGGCTTCAATGGCAATAGTTTTGTGTATCTCTTCCGAAAAATCAGTGGCATTATCGCTTCCGTAGCGTAAGCCCAATGCAGCCAGCATATCTCCTTCGGCAGTAATACCAATACCTGTACGGCGGCCTTCTTTTGCTTTGCGGCGGATGTTTCTCCAAAGGTTAAGTTCGGTAAATTTAATTTCTTCTCCTTCCGGGTCTTCCTCAACTTTTTCCAGAATGGCATCAATTTTTTCCAGTTCAAGATCGATAATGTCGTCCATAATGCGCTGTGCATAATGAATGTGTTCTTTAAACAATTCGAAATTGAATTTGGCTTCTTTTGTAAATGGATTTTCTACGTATGAGTACAGGTTGATGGCTAATAAACGGCAGCTGTCGTATGGGCATAAAGGAATTTCGCCACAAGGATTGGTTGAAACGGTGCGGTAACCAAGGTCGGCATAGCAGTCCGGAACAGATTCGTTAATTATGGTGTCCCAGAACAGAATTCCTGGCTCGGCTGATTTCCAGGCATTTTTTACAATCTTTTTCCAAAGTTTGGTAGCATCGGTTTCTTTAGTGTACTGTGCTTTTCCTTTTATAGGGTATTGCTGTACATAGCTTGTTTCGGCTTCAACCGCTTTCATAAAGTCGTCCTGAATTTTTACCGAAACATTTGCGCCTGTAACTTTACCCTGCTCCATTTTTGCATCGATAAAACTTTCCGAGTCGGGGTGCTTTATTGATACAGAAAGCATCAACGCTCCGCGACGGCCGTCTTGAGCAACTTCGCGTGTTGAATTGGAGTAGCGTTCCATAAAAGGAACAATACCAGTTGATGTAAGCGCCGAGTTTTTTACCGGCGAGCCTTTTGGGCGAATGTGTGAAAGGTCGTGCCCCACGCCTCCGCGTCGTTTCATTAATTGAACCTGTTCCTGGTCAATTTTCATAATTCCTCCGTACGAATCTGAATCGCCGTCGTTACCAACAACAAAACAATTCGATAGCGAAGCGATTTGGTAGTCGTTTCCAATACCGGTCATTGGTCCGCCTTGCGGAACAATGTATTTGAAATCTTTTAAAACGCTGTAGATTTCTTCCTCGGTTAACGGATTTGCGTAGCGTTCTTCAATACGTGCGATTTCTTTAGCAAGTCGTTTATGCATATCGTCGGGCGTTAACTCAAAAATATTTCCGAACGAATCTTTTAGGGCATATTTGTTTACCCATACTCTTGCTGCCAAATCGTCTCCTTTGAAGTAATCGAGCGAGGCATTTACTGCTTCATCCTGAGCGTAAATTTTTTTGCCCGCAGGGGCTTTTACAGATACTTCGTTTACTGCCATTTTTTTCCTGTAAGTGTATTAAAAGTTATAAGAATGTAAACTTGATTTTTCTAGGTTACCAGCACAACCAAATTGTGTAACGCAAGATAAAACAGAATTCAAATATTTGGAAAATTTTGATGAACAAATTAAATAAAAGTTATCAACTTTGCTTTGTTACATTATTGATAATGAGTGCAATAGATATTTGATAGTTAAAAAAAGTTTACCAAAACTGCAAATATTTGTTATGTGATTAAGTTTTTTGTTAACTGAATATTAGTTGGAAAAATTCAATTTTTTGATGATTTTTTTGCTAACAAAAAGCGTGCTAATTATCAGTTTTTGTTAAAAACTTTATTTATGATAAGTTTTGTAGAACCCACATTTTTTTCTACGTAATTTTTGCAAATTTCAGAAGCTTTTTGCAGGTTCTCATTTTCGTTTAAAAGCTTGGTGAGTGCAGCTTTCAGTTCGCTATAATTGTTTACGGGGAAAGCACCTTTTTTATCTACCAGATCAACAGCTTCTTTAAATTTTAGGTAGTTTGGGCCGAATAAAACAGGTAGTTTAAAAGTGGCTGCTTCTAGTATATTGTGAATACCTACACCAAAGCCACCCCCTATGTATGCTATGTTTCCATACTGGTAGAGCGATGATAATTTCCCGATAGAATCAATTATTAACACATCGTATGCGTTTATGTCGGAAATTATGGCCTGGCTAAAACAAATGGCCGGTTTTTTTAACAATTGTTGAATTCTGTTAATATTAGCCGAAGTTACCTCGTGTGGCGCTATTATAAACTTAATGTTGTTGCTGTTGTTAATAAACGCTGCAAGCAGCTCCTCATCGGGCTTCCAGGTACTTCCGGCAATCAGGGTTACAGTTTCGCCCTTAAATTTTTCCACAATTTCGAACTTTTTTGCACCTTTTGCAATTTGTGCAACACGATCAAAACGGGTATCGCCGGAAATGGTAAAATGATTTATTCCGGCATTTTGTAAAAGTTGGGCCGATGATTCATTCTGGATAAAAATATGTTGAAAGTTGTTTAGCATTTTTTTGTACCACTTGCCCCAGGGCGTGGGTTTAAAAAAATGCTGATTTTCTCTGAAAATAGCTGAGATAATGTAGAGTGGAACTTGTTGTGCTTTTAGTTGCGAAATATAATTGTACCAAAATTCATATTTTACAAAGAATGCCTTTTCGGGTTGTGTAAGCCTGATAAATTCTTTTGCATTTTTTGGGGAATCCATGGGCAGGTATAAAATTATATCTGCTGATTCATAGTTTTTTCTGATTTCGTATCCTGATGGAGAGAAGAAAGTAAGAATGATTTTGTATTCCGGGTATTGATTTTTTATTGCTTCAAGTACCGGTCGCCCTTGCTCAAATTCGCCCAACGATGCACAATGAAACCAAATGTATGAAGCTTCTTTGTCAATTGCTTTTTTCAGTTTTTTCTTCCAGTTTTTTCGGCCTTTCACAAAAAGCCCCGCCTTTTGGTTAAACAGTGCTGCAACGCGTATAGCTGCTCCGTAAAAAAATATGCCCAGATTGTAAAGAATACTCATCATGTAATTATCAGTAATGCCTGCGATTATTCAGGTACTCGTATATGGTTACGTTTATTAATAACAATAAAAATAAATAGCCAATTCGTTCAACCGGTACCCCAAAAATACCTATCCCAATTACATGTGCTGCATTGTAAATAATAGTGGGGAACGAATTTAAAATGGCTGAAACGATTAGAAAAGGAATTAAAGAAATGGCCAGGGTAAGATAAAATTTGGTATAGTATTTTTTAAAACGGTTGCGGAATATGGTGTAAGCCAGGTAAATAGCCGACAGAAAAAATGTGAAAAAAGTAAACATACGCGTACGAAATACGTAGGCACAAATTCCTGTTGCAATTAGTAGTGCAAGGCTAATAATCACGCCGGTATTCGGTTTTTCAAAGTCTTCAAAGCGTACCTTTAGCCATTCGTAGATATACACCGATGAAAGGGGAATAATAAAAAATGAAAGCCATTCTTCAAGCGGTAATTTCAGGAGTTCGAGACCTGTCAGGTAGTCGGGATTAAAGCTCCAGATTTCCATTTGAACGAACCTGATGTCCCACATGATGAAAATGGCACCGGCAAAAATTGATGCAGGAACAAGGTATTTTAATCTGAGTACAAACCGTACTTTTTTTTGAAAGCTAAGCCCTGCCGGAATAACAAGGTAGCTGAGCAATAACAACAGGTACGACAGGTTTTTTATTTCCATCAATAAAAATTTTGCACAAAGGTATTTTATTTGATGAATATGCTGGCGTGGCCCTTCTTAATTTTTATTGTTTCCAATGCTGTTCAAGCCACTTCACAGCTTCTGCTCGTTTGTCAGAAAAGGTTTCAGCATTTATTTTATGCAACTTCCACTGCAAGTCAAATTCGATTGATTCGCCAACTTTCAGCTTTTTTTCAGGGCTCAGGCATTCCAGTTCGGTGAAATCGGTGCAGGTAAAAATGGTTGCGCTGGTGCCACCATCGGGATAGCTTTCTCTGGGGTTGAAACTGAAGAACTGGCCAAAAACCAAATCATTAAATAAACCGGCTACCCAGCCTTTCGAATCGGTTCCCATTTTCTGAAATAAACCGCTTGCCGGAATCAATTGCCCAACATTGTCGTGTTGCGAGTAGTTTTCAGAAGCTGAGTTTATATTGTCGGGCCAACGCTGAAATTCGATGCTGTTTTTAAAAATGCTGTTCTTGCTCAAGGGCAAAAGCCCGGCTAAAGGATTTTTTATTTTGCTTAAATTCCAGATTGTAACCGGTATTGGCTCAAGGCTTTTTTGATTCCCCGCTTTCATTTTAATCATACTCTGTTTAATATTCACGGTGGCTTCAGTTTCTTCCAGCGTAATGGTTCGGGTAACTTTAGTGCCAATATAATCACTAACCCTGCTTGTAATTTGCACACCGTTTTTAAGCAGTTCGTATTCCCATGGCGAGCCATCAATCCATGGGTCGGAGAGGCTCCGGTTGCCATTAAGCGTAACAAAGGCATCCTGAGCAGTTGGCCATATTCGGTCTCCTCCAAAATTGGCATGCGCCAGCTCTCCGTCTACTTTATATGGATGTTCGGCACTAAAAACCCTGCCTTGCATTGCGGTGTTCTCATAAAGTAAATTTTCTTTGCCCAGGTAGCTAAAATGCATAATTCTACCAATTTGGGGAACTACTACCACTCTTATTTGTTTGTTGGTAAGTTCGATGGCATTTTCCCAGCCTTTGTAGTTTATTGGCCGGGTGGTAACCTGTGCCTTTGCAGCAATAGTAATTTGAGCCATGAGTATGAGTAAGATGAATTGTTTCATTTGTTATTTGCCTGATAAGTTTGGTTAAGTTCTAATTTATTTAGCTACAAAGATGCAAATAAGATGAAATTTTTAACGGGTAGTTTTTTTGCTGATTGCAATGGTGTTTTTTCAAAAAAAAGCGCAGCAATTATTTTATTGCCGCGCTTTTTTTAACCGGTTTTACTGTTAGTAAACAATCCTGGCCTGTTTGGCAGGGTCAGTTCCGCTGGTAATTACACCCATTTTAAATGCGTAACTGTATTCTTTTTCAGTTAAGCGATATTGGTCGTGGGTTAAGGCGCCCCAGCTATTGTCGCCACCAACACCCATTTGTTTAAAGTCGATGTTTACTGATGTCAGGTCGCGTGGTTTAACATCGGTGGTATGCCGGTTTACCACTTTTACGCCTTCGCGCTGGCGGCCATCGGTACGTTCCAAACTTTCAAAATCTTCCATAATGTTATGGTGGGCGCTAACCTCTAACAAAGGTATACCTGAAAACAATAGTCCGTTGCCTGCATTATCGGTAATACTCATCCAGCGTACATCAGTTTTGTTTCCGTTTTCCTGTGGGCGCAGGTAGGCCCAATACTGGTCGGCAACACTTCCGCCGTACAAGCCAACAAAAGCAGCAGTTTTTCTGTCGCAATACGATTCCTGAGGGCCACGTCCGAACCAGTTCATCTGGTCAAAACTGCGTGGCATCTGCAGGTTCATTCCCATCCGAACAATTTCAGGCAGGTCTTCGGCGGTCATTTTAAAATGGTTGCGAACCACTATTTCGCCGGTGCCATAAACCGTGTAGTTGGTTTCGTATTTGGCAATGGTGTTTCCTTCCTCATCGGGGATATCAAATTTAAAGGTAACTTCTTTCCATTTTTTTCCTTTTTCGCCAACCGAGGCGTAAGTCAGCTTTCTGTTTTGGCACGCTTTTCGCCATACTCGGCTACGTTTGTGCAGGTTGTTGCCAAAGTCGTTATCAATGGGTGCACGCCAGAAATTGGGAACAGGGCCGGCCAGTAATAATTCAGTTTCGCCTTGTTTAAAGCTTGAAATTACTCCGGCTTTTTTGTCGAAAGTTACCGAAAAACCTTCTCCCGAAATAGTAGCCAGTGCTTCGCTTTCTTTCATTGTAACATCGGGCATTTGCACTTCTTTGTATTCCAGCGTTACCGGAACGGCAAAAGGAATTCTAAACTGTTCTTCAGCCAAAATCCAACTGGCCTCTACAAGGCTCCGGTCTTTTTTTAGTTTTGCCCGAACGTTCAGAAAATATTCAACATGAGCTTCAGGCGTAACATCAAAAGCAATGTTAAGGGTTTTACTTGCTCCCGGTGCAAGGTCGATATCATCAATATTTCCACTGTCAACAATTTTCCCGTCGGCTGTTACTTCCCACACAAAGTCGAACTCCGAGAGGTTCATAAAAACGTATTTGTTGCTGATTTTTATGCTTCCTTTTGTTAGGTTA
Above is a genomic segment from uncultured Draconibacterium sp. containing:
- a CDS encoding LytTR family DNA-binding domain-containing protein; the protein is MNTLLLGFIGPQEIIVFLFIILIPGALFGVLVIVLIRYLIQKRKATQNAVHPTANNQQESIILTENIKEYYPVKEGNRITLIRFDEIVDLSAGNNYVFLTDLSGREYVLDSTLSELEQKFPKEFIRIHKSTVVNKLLIHEVKKLGNGRFDLVMKCEKERVVSCSKSYNDKIRDLIHF
- a CDS encoding lycopene cyclase domain-containing protein, which gives rise to MEIKNLSYLLLLLSYLVIPAGLSFQKKVRFVLRLKYLVPASIFAGAIFIMWDIRFVQMEIWSFNPDYLTGLELLKLPLEEWLSFFIIPLSSVYIYEWLKVRFEDFEKPNTGVIISLALLIATGICAYVFRTRMFTFFTFFLSAIYLAYTIFRNRFKKYYTKFYLTLAISLIPFLIVSAILNSFPTIIYNAAHVIGIGIFGVPVERIGYLFLLLLINVTIYEYLNNRRHY
- a CDS encoding adenosylcobalamin-dependent ribonucleoside-diphosphate reductase, translated to MAVNEVSVKAPAGKKIYAQDEAVNASLDYFKGDDLAARVWVNKYALKDSFGNIFELTPDDMHKRLAKEIARIEERYANPLTEEEIYSVLKDFKYIVPQGGPMTGIGNDYQIASLSNCFVVGNDGDSDSYGGIMKIDQEQVQLMKRRGGVGHDLSHIRPKGSPVKNSALTSTGIVPFMERYSNSTREVAQDGRRGALMLSVSIKHPDSESFIDAKMEQGKVTGANVSVKIQDDFMKAVEAETSYVQQYPIKGKAQYTKETDATKLWKKIVKNAWKSAEPGILFWDTIINESVPDCYADLGYRTVSTNPCGEIPLCPYDSCRLLAINLYSYVENPFTKEAKFNFELFKEHIHYAQRIMDDIIDLELEKIDAILEKVEEDPEGEEIKFTELNLWRNIRRKAKEGRRTGIGITAEGDMLAALGLRYGSDNATDFSEEIHKTIAIEAYRSSVHLAKDRGAFTIYDAEREKNNPLVNRIKQADSALYEKMVKYGRRNIALLTIAPTGTTSLMTQTTSGIEPVFLPVYKRRRKVNPNDKDVRVDFIDEIGDHWEEYTVFHHHFKTWMQANGIDTTRDYSQEELDKMVEKSPYYKATSNDVDWLNKVRMQGRIQKWVDHSISVTINLPADVKEELVGKLYFEAWKSGCKGVTVYRDGSRSGVLISNDDNKKKEDKGAFPTKRPEMLEADVVRFQNNKEKWIAFIGLMDGKPYEIFTGLHDDEDGILLPRSVTKGYIIKSWEGDDSRYDFQYINKRGYKTTIEGLSHKFNPVFWNYAKLISGTLRHGMPIHKIVELVTSLQLDNETINSWKAGVARALKKFIPDGTIAEDAKCGECGSDEVVYQEGCLTCLSCGCSKCG
- a CDS encoding glycosyltransferase N-terminal domain-containing protein, translating into MMSILYNLGIFFYGAAIRVAALFNQKAGLFVKGRKNWKKKLKKAIDKEASYIWFHCASLGEFEQGRPVLEAIKNQYPEYKIILTFFSPSGYEIRKNYESADIILYLPMDSPKNAKEFIRLTQPEKAFFVKYEFWYNYISQLKAQQVPLYIISAIFRENQHFFKPTPWGKWYKKMLNNFQHIFIQNESSAQLLQNAGINHFTISGDTRFDRVAQIAKGAKKFEIVEKFKGETVTLIAGSTWKPDEELLAAFINNSNNIKFIIAPHEVTSANINRIQQLLKKPAICFSQAIISDINAYDVLIIDSIGKLSSLYQYGNIAYIGGGFGVGIHNILEAATFKLPVLFGPNYLKFKEAVDLVDKKGAFPVNNYSELKAALTKLLNENENLQKASEICKNYVEKNVGSTKLIINKVFNKN